The Oryza sativa Japonica Group chromosome 11, ASM3414082v1 DNA window cgcaaaaccggatacaacgcatcccccaacttacaaaaccagtgcaaaccaGGTCCCTTAGCGGTTTTGACCCCAgttttgtctgacgtggcggctgagtcatcgtgggacccacatgggccccacatgtcaggatgccacatcagctGACCGGcatctccccttcctctcctttcctcctcctcctcctcctcctcctcctctctctctctctctcactcctctcTGGACTCGtccgacggccggccggcgacgcggcaatggaggcacgggagaaagggagggcggcggcagggcgAGGCGGTGTCcgtggatgcggcggcggcggctacgacaCGGGGCGAGGAAGTCCGACGGTCGAccggcgacacggcggcggaGACACAGGTGAAAGGGGAGGGCGCCTAGCTgcggccatggcgccgccgctcaCCCGCCGACACCgtgtcgccggccggccgtcggaCCTCCTCGCCCCGCGTCGCAGCCGAAGCCGCCTCGCCCTACCGCCGCCTTCCCTTTTCACCtgtgtctccgccgccgcgtcgccggccgaccGTCGGACTTCCTCGCCCCGtgtcgtagccgccgccgcctctccgccgccgcatccgcggaCACCGCCTCGCCCTGTCGCCGCCCTTCCTTTCTCCCATGCCTCCATCGCCGTGTCGCCGGCCAGCCGTCGGACCTCCTtgcgccggcgacctcctccccaccgccggccggcctTGCACAGAGTCCAgagaggagtgagagagagagagagagaggaggaaaggagaggaaggggagaggccggtctgctgatgtggcatcctgacatgtggggcccacgtgggtcccacgatgactcagccgccacgtcagacaaaaccggggtcaaaaccgctAAGGGATCTGGTTTGCactagttttgtaagttgggggatgcgttgaatccggttttgcggttggaggacgattttgtaactcgatgataagttgagggaccttcggtgtactttttccgcgTGCCCCACGACCGAGTTCGAACTTGATTCCGTCTCCGAACACGATCAGCATATCTCCCTGCAAAGCTCTTCaataaatctctctctctctctctctctctctctctctctctctctctctttgtttattttgaaaaaagatATTCCAACAATAAATCTTGCAGTCTAGGTGGTATCACTGTATATCAATCTGTTCGTTCTGCCGGAATATGGCGGGTGAAGAACCATGGTCAAGCGAGGCCTCCGACGATGTCCCCGACACATCGCACATGTCGGACGAACAATTTCAACAGTTCATCGACCAGTACTGGGCAGAGCAAGGATTCAACATTTGGAGTTGGATTCGTGCTTCCAGGACGTCGTCAAGCTCCACGCCGGGGCCAACcaggcggacggcggcgtcaTGGCAGGCCGTCACTTTCGACGGGGACGGCGTCGCGCGCTTCTCCGGCAACTCCGACCGTAGCGGCGGACTCGACGACCAAGCCACCAGCGGCTTCAGCATCGTGGACCTACTGGACGGTATCCTACAAGCGGATGACGACGGCAATGGCGGTGGAGCTACGCCGGCGTCGAGCATGGCGATCGTAAACCTGCCGGAGATTACCGTCGGCGACGAGAAAGGCGAGGCGAAGGACTGCCCGGTGTGCCTTCAGGGCTTCGAGGAGGGCGACAAGCTTAGGAAGATGCCGTGCGCTGATTCGCACTGCTTCCATGAGCAGTGCATATTCAGCTGGCTTCTGATTAACCGCCATTGCCCGCTCTGCCGCTTCCCGTTGCCTGCTGAGACGGAGGAGGATGAAGAGGTGGTCCAGGCagagaacgacgacgacgacgatgatgaagaGACCATCCTATGTCTGCATCGACTGTTCGCTGATGCGGCTGATGAGTATACGAGTTGATCAGCATTGAGAGATGCAATTTCAGTTTTTGATGTAAATATGGATCTGAATGGCTGGAATTGTTCATTACACAATTATGCCATGTGAAAAGAGAATATCACGATTAATTAAGAGAATTTTTGAGATTGCTAAtgcgcgcgcacgcgcgagATCAGCAAGTCACGAGCGTTTCGGCGTTTGACATGGTCCTGCTGGGCCTCGTGACTTCGGAATCGCTAATTCGCGCGCCTCCTCCCACGCCTTTTTTACGTTTTTTTAccgatttttttcattttttcccacttttttctgatttttttaatcttttagcatgttttgagtttgaaagtttttaaattttgagtagaaaatttttaaatctgaacttgaaagtttttaaatcttgagttgaaagttttcaaatctcgatttgaaag harbors:
- the LOC136354065 gene encoding E3 ubiquitin-protein ligase SIRP1-like → MAGEEPWSSEASDDVPDTSHMSDEQFQQFIDQYWAEQGFNIWSWIRASRTSSSSTPGPTRRTAASWQAVTFDGDGVARFSGNSDRSGGLDDQATSGFSIVDLLDGILQADDDGNGGGATPASSMAIVNLPEITVGDEKGEAKDCPVCLQGFEEGDKLRKMPCADSHCFHEQCIFSWLLINRHCPLCRFPLPAETEEDEEVVQAENDDDDDDEETILCLHRLFADAADEYTS